Within the Gloeobacter kilaueensis JS1 genome, the region CTCCTGCTCTTGCTGCCATAGAAGCGCCGCCCCCCAGTGCCCCACCCGACGAGGTGCCCGTCGCCGAGATAGCGCCGGAGGTGCGCAGCGAAGAGCTGGTGGCCACGACTTTACCTGAACCGGAGGCTGCGCTGTCGCCGGAGCCGGATGGTGAGGCGAGCCGCCGCCGCCGCCGCCGCAGTGCGCCGCCGCCACCGCCAGTGCCCGAGCCCGAGCCCGAGCCAGTGGCAGTCGAGCCGGTGGAGGAGCCTGCTATTGCTATTGTCGAAGCGCCGCCCCTGCTGGCTATGGAGCTACCGCTTGTTCCAGCCGAGCCGGAGGTGGCAGAGGCCGTTGTGCTGCCGCCCCCTGTCGAGGAGAGCCAGCCGCAGCCGGTGCGCAGCCGCATCCTCAAAAAATCTGACCTCGCCCGGATGAATCCGCCCCCGGCGGCACCGGTGCCTTCGCAGTACGCCGAGCTGGAGGCCGAATTTGCCCAGTCCGCCAACCGCATCGCCGGTGAAGAGTTCGACGACGAGGACGATTTTGAGGAGGAGGAGGAGGACGACGGCATTCCCCTCGAACCGGAGCCGGTTGCTGCCGGGCCTGCGGTGCCGATCGAAGTCCTGCCCTTCGTGGAGGCGGCTTTTCCCCGTATCTGCTGGGTGGTAGTCGATCGGGCCTCCGAGTTGATGACCCGGCCCCTGCGCGACTTCAACAACATCGGCACGATTCCGGATACTGAGCGCGAGGCGATCACCCTGCCCATCTTTGAAAATCAGCGGGTGGCGCGGCGCTTCTCCAGCCACTACCACCGGCCCCTGCGCCTGCCGGTGCATCTTCTCAGTTCGACCCGCCAGTACCTGCTGCGCAAGGGCATCACCCGACTTCTGGTCGG harbors:
- a CDS encoding helix-turn-helix domain-containing protein, translated to MARAKLTEQEKQEILRLYRETSITTTRLADQFGVSTSTVSRLLRSELSEEEYASLSANRRTARSEEAAPAAAIERTDGTSQPELEIEATDPTPEPEPEAASPALAAIEAPPPSAPPDEVPVAEIAPEVRSEELVATTLPEPEAALSPEPDGEASRRRRRRSAPPPPPVPEPEPEPVAVEPVEEPAIAIVEAPPLLAMELPLVPAEPEVAEAVVLPPPVEESQPQPVRSRILKKSDLARMNPPPAAPVPSQYAELEAEFAQSANRIAGEEFDDEDDFEEEEEDDGIPLEPEPVAAGPAVPIEVLPFVEAAFPRICWVVVDRASELMTRPLRDFNNIGTIPDTEREAITLPIFENQRVARRFSSHYHRPLRLPVHLLSSTRQYLLRKGITRLLVGKQVYSLDQNAGLDIDAESAAFNGSEPEQEEF